The following are encoded together in the Bacillus cereus group sp. RP43 genome:
- a CDS encoding acid-soluble spore protein H, whose amino-acid sequence MDVKRVKQILSSSSRIDVTYEGVPVWIESCDEQKGSAQVYDVSNPGESVHVDVTALEEM is encoded by the coding sequence ATGGATGTAAAACGTGTGAAACAGATATTATCTTCTTCAAGTAGAATTGATGTTACATATGAGGGAGTCCCCGTATGGATTGAGAGCTGTGATGAGCAGAAGGGGAGTGCTCAAGTGTATGACGTATCCAACCCAGGAGAGAGCGTTCACGTGGATGTGACGGCTTTAGAAGAAATGTAA
- a CDS encoding metalloregulator ArsR/SmtB family transcription factor, with amino-acid sequence MNQNQFDCRISEEDVQMLRALAHPLRLRLVMELMQRGTCNVTQLQEVLEIPQSTVSQHLTKLKQNKVVRFERRGLEVYYQIHNDKVSEVVKTLFS; translated from the coding sequence ATGAACCAAAACCAATTTGACTGTCGTATTTCAGAAGAAGACGTACAGATGTTAAGAGCATTAGCTCATCCACTTCGTCTACGTCTAGTAATGGAACTAATGCAGCGTGGAACATGTAATGTAACACAATTACAAGAGGTATTAGAAATACCACAATCAACTGTTTCACAGCATTTAACGAAATTAAAACAAAATAAAGTAGTGCGCTTTGAGAGACGCGGGTTAGAAGTGTACTATCAAATTCATAACGATAAAGTAAGTGAAGTAGTAAAAACATTATTTTCTTAA
- a CDS encoding redoxin domain-containing protein — MGTEVGNVALNFLLETTTGQEVRLTDYKGKKVILNFWASWCGPCKIEMPDMEKFYHDTKDMGIEIVAVNATATEKDPNNVKQFLEENKYTFPVLLDQKGQASAAYQIISIPTSFIIDTNGVIQYKHVGPMTYEKMKEYVNNL, encoded by the coding sequence ATTGGAACTGAAGTTGGCAATGTTGCCCTCAATTTCCTTCTGGAAACAACCACTGGTCAAGAAGTTCGCCTTACAGACTATAAAGGAAAAAAAGTAATATTAAATTTTTGGGCAAGCTGGTGTGGTCCATGCAAAATAGAAATGCCTGATATGGAAAAGTTTTATCATGATACTAAAGATATGGGGATTGAAATTGTCGCTGTAAATGCGACAGCTACTGAAAAAGACCCGAACAATGTAAAACAATTTCTTGAAGAAAACAAATACACCTTCCCCGTCCTATTAGATCAGAAAGGACAGGCAAGTGCCGCATATCAAATCATCAGCATCCCAACATCTTTTATCATCGATACAAACGGTGTCATTCAATATAAGCATGTAGGACCAATGACATATGAAAAAATGAAAGAATATGTAAATAATTTATAA
- a CDS encoding lactate permease LctP family transporter: protein MSTWTQIYDPLNNIWLSALIAALPIFCFIICLMGLKMKSYIAGLYSVIVAIILAIFVYKMPATVAVASAGFGILSGFYPICTIVIAAIFLYKLTVKTEQFNIIRDSISSITNDQRLQVLLIAYSFGAFLEGAAGLGVPVAITAALLVGMGFNPLKAAGICLVANIAGGAMGAMGIPVTVPAQLTELDALTIGRQTVLILPFISIILPFLLVSMVDGIKGIKETWQGILVSGVSFAITQFLVTYFLGAELTNIFAAVVSMVSLALFLRVWQPKSSAKEEKQGEKESHTFNQILYAWSPFVFLTAFVTIFNLKPIKALFAPDGALANLVFNIQFPGLHNMVMKTTPITKADTPFAAIFKFDVFSSTTTAIVLAIIVSLIVYRVKGKMIKELIVETMKELKAPVYTICSVIALAYVENYSGMSSTLGLAFSSTGNAFPVLSPILGWIGVFITGSVVSSGSLFAPLQAVTADQLNIVPSTLVALNVVGGTMAKMVSPQSVAVACAAVGLVGQESALFKTAMKYSLIFLAVISLLQLNAVFNIF from the coding sequence ATGAGTACTTGGACACAAATTTATGACCCATTAAACAATATTTGGTTATCTGCACTAATCGCAGCACTTCCAATCTTCTGTTTCATCATTTGTTTAATGGGACTCAAAATGAAAAGTTACATCGCTGGGCTTTATAGTGTGATCGTCGCTATTATTCTTGCTATATTTGTTTATAAAATGCCCGCAACTGTAGCTGTAGCATCTGCCGGGTTCGGTATTTTATCTGGATTTTATCCAATTTGTACTATCGTTATCGCAGCGATTTTCCTTTACAAATTAACTGTTAAAACAGAGCAATTCAACATAATTCGCGATAGTATTTCAAGCATTACAAATGATCAACGTTTACAAGTATTATTAATCGCTTATTCTTTCGGTGCTTTCTTAGAAGGCGCAGCTGGTCTAGGGGTTCCAGTTGCTATTACAGCTGCACTACTTGTAGGTATGGGCTTTAATCCATTAAAAGCAGCAGGTATTTGTTTAGTTGCTAACATCGCTGGTGGTGCTATGGGTGCTATGGGTATCCCAGTTACAGTACCAGCACAATTAACTGAACTCGACGCACTAACTATAGGTCGTCAAACTGTTCTTATTTTACCTTTCATTAGCATTATTTTACCTTTCTTACTTGTTTCAATGGTCGATGGAATTAAAGGTATTAAAGAAACTTGGCAAGGTATTCTTGTAAGTGGTGTTTCTTTCGCAATTACTCAGTTCCTTGTAACTTACTTCTTAGGTGCAGAACTTACTAATATTTTCGCAGCCGTTGTAAGTATGGTCTCTCTTGCATTATTCTTACGTGTTTGGCAGCCAAAATCTTCTGCTAAAGAAGAAAAACAAGGAGAAAAAGAATCTCATACATTCAATCAAATTTTATATGCTTGGTCTCCATTCGTATTCTTAACTGCATTCGTAACAATCTTTAATTTAAAACCGATTAAAGCTTTATTTGCTCCGGATGGCGCGTTAGCAAACTTAGTATTTAACATTCAGTTCCCTGGTCTTCATAATATGGTTATGAAAACTACACCAATTACAAAGGCTGATACACCTTTCGCAGCGATTTTCAAATTCGATGTATTCTCTTCTACAACTACTGCGATTGTATTAGCAATTATCGTTTCACTTATCGTTTACCGCGTAAAGGGTAAAATGATTAAAGAACTAATAGTTGAAACAATGAAAGAACTAAAAGCTCCAGTATATACAATTTGTAGTGTTATCGCTTTAGCTTACGTAGAGAACTACTCTGGTATGTCATCTACACTTGGACTTGCATTCTCTTCTACTGGTAATGCATTCCCAGTTCTTTCTCCAATCTTAGGATGGATTGGCGTATTCATTACAGGATCAGTAGTATCAAGCGGTTCATTATTCGCACCACTTCAAGCAGTAACTGCAGATCAATTAAACATCGTGCCTTCTACACTCGTTGCGTTAAACGTAGTAGGTGGTACAATGGCGAAAATGGTTTCACCACAATCTGTAGCAGTTGCTTGTGCAGCAGTTGGACTAGTTGGTCAAGAATCCGCCTTATTTAAAACAGCAATGAAATACAGTTTAATCTTCTTAGCTGTTATTAGCTTACTTCAATTAAACGCTGTATTTAATATCTTCTAA
- the aspA gene encoding aspartate ammonia-lyase, which translates to MIATKDIRIEKDFLGEKEVPSVAYYGVQTLRAVENFPITGYRIHPSLITAMAIVKKAAALANIDTGYLAKDIGQEIAEAAQEIVDGKFHDQFIVDPIQGGAGTSINMNTNEVIANRALERMGYEKGEYAKISPNTHVNMAQSTNDAFPTGIHIATLMMLEELLVTMEELHSAFHDKAKEFDHVIKMGRTHLQDAVPIRLGQEFEAYSRVLERDIKRIKQSRQHLYEVNMGATAVGTGLNANPTYIEQVVKHLRTFSGFPLIGAEHLVDATQNTDAYTEVSAALKVCMMNMSKIANDLRIMASGPRVGLAEIQLPARQPGSSIMPGKVNPVMAEVINQVAFQVIGNDHTICLASEAGQLELNVMEPVLVFNLIQSISIMNNGFRVFREYCIKGITANEELLKQYVEKSVGVITAVNPHIGYEAASRIAREAIATGKSVRELCLEHGVLTAEELDIILDPYEMTHPEIAGASLLKNKKM; encoded by the coding sequence ATGATAGCAACGAAGGATATACGTATAGAAAAAGATTTTTTAGGTGAAAAGGAAGTACCGAGTGTAGCCTATTATGGTGTACAAACATTACGTGCCGTAGAAAACTTTCCTATTACAGGATACCGCATTCATCCGTCACTCATTACGGCAATGGCAATTGTAAAAAAAGCGGCAGCGCTTGCGAATATAGATACAGGTTACTTAGCTAAAGATATCGGACAAGAAATTGCAGAAGCAGCGCAAGAGATTGTGGATGGAAAGTTCCATGATCAATTTATTGTAGACCCAATTCAGGGCGGGGCAGGTACTTCAATTAATATGAATACTAATGAAGTAATTGCTAATAGAGCGTTAGAACGTATGGGATACGAAAAAGGTGAATATGCGAAAATTAGCCCAAACACTCATGTGAACATGGCTCAATCAACAAATGATGCGTTCCCAACTGGGATTCATATTGCAACTCTTATGATGCTAGAAGAACTTCTTGTTACAATGGAAGAACTTCACTCTGCTTTTCATGATAAAGCAAAAGAGTTTGATCACGTTATTAAAATGGGGCGTACACATTTGCAAGATGCAGTTCCAATTCGCCTTGGACAAGAATTTGAAGCATATAGCAGAGTGCTAGAGCGTGATATAAAAAGAATTAAACAGTCTCGTCAACATTTATACGAAGTTAATATGGGTGCGACAGCTGTCGGTACGGGATTAAATGCAAACCCTACTTATATAGAACAAGTTGTGAAGCATTTACGAACTTTTAGTGGTTTCCCTCTTATTGGTGCAGAGCACTTAGTTGATGCGACGCAAAATACAGATGCATATACAGAAGTATCTGCAGCACTAAAAGTATGTATGATGAATATGTCTAAAATTGCAAATGACCTTCGTATTATGGCGTCTGGTCCACGTGTTGGGTTGGCGGAAATTCAATTACCAGCTCGTCAACCAGGTTCATCTATTATGCCGGGTAAAGTAAATCCAGTTATGGCAGAAGTAATTAACCAAGTTGCTTTCCAAGTAATTGGAAATGACCATACAATTTGCTTAGCGTCAGAAGCTGGCCAATTAGAGTTAAATGTAATGGAACCGGTATTAGTATTTAATTTAATTCAATCCATCAGTATTATGAACAATGGATTCCGTGTATTCCGTGAATATTGTATTAAAGGAATTACAGCGAATGAAGAGTTGCTTAAGCAATATGTTGAAAAAAGTGTTGGAGTTATTACAGCAGTGAATCCACATATTGGTTATGAAGCAGCTTCTCGCATTGCACGTGAAGCAATTGCGACAGGAAAATCTGTTAGGGAGCTATGTTTAGAACATGGTGTACTTACAGCAGAAGAGCTTGATATTATTTTGGATCCATACGAAATGACGCATCCTGAAATTGCTGGTGCTTCTTTATTAAAGAATAAAAAAATGTAA
- a CDS encoding hemolysin family protein: MDILKLLMVAVLIALTGFFVAVEFAIIKVRSSRIDQLVSEKRRGALAAKKVTSNLDEYLSACQLGITITALGLGWLGEPTIKHLLEPLFLKLDLSPAIASTVSFIIAFAVITFLHVVIGELAPKTFAIQKAEQVSLLLSKPLIYFYRVMYPFIWALNGSARFVTGLFGLHPASEHEVAHSEEELRLILSESYESGEINQTEFKYVNNIFEFDNRVAKEIMVPRTEVVGLYEDEPFETHIKVIAQEKYTRYPVFGEDKDEIIGMVNVKDLFIRYMDGNRDEECSITPYTRPVIEVLENIAIHDLLLQMQRRRIPLAVLYDEYGGTAGIVTLEDILEEIVGEIRDEYDEDEHPPIEHISEVCKLVEGKVLISEVNDLFGIHLVADDVDTIGGWIMVQKQIVAEGDIIEKHGFSFKVLEKDMHQIKRVEIKKVEE; the protein is encoded by the coding sequence GTGGATATTTTAAAATTATTGATGGTAGCTGTTCTTATTGCGCTGACAGGTTTCTTTGTAGCTGTAGAGTTTGCAATTATAAAGGTGCGTAGCAGTCGTATCGATCAACTCGTTAGTGAAAAAAGACGAGGCGCATTGGCAGCTAAAAAAGTAACTTCAAATTTAGATGAGTATTTATCGGCATGTCAGTTAGGAATTACGATTACTGCTTTAGGGCTCGGGTGGTTAGGAGAACCGACGATTAAACATTTACTCGAACCACTGTTTTTAAAATTGGATTTATCTCCTGCAATTGCAAGTACAGTTTCATTTATTATTGCATTTGCAGTTATTACGTTTTTACATGTTGTAATTGGTGAACTCGCTCCAAAGACTTTTGCAATCCAAAAAGCAGAGCAAGTTAGCTTATTATTATCAAAGCCCCTTATTTATTTTTACCGAGTTATGTATCCATTTATTTGGGCTTTAAATGGCTCTGCACGATTTGTGACAGGCTTATTTGGCTTACATCCAGCTTCTGAACATGAAGTTGCACATTCTGAAGAGGAATTAAGATTAATCTTGTCTGAGAGTTATGAAAGTGGCGAGATTAATCAAACTGAATTTAAATATGTAAATAACATCTTTGAATTTGATAACAGGGTAGCAAAGGAAATCATGGTACCTCGTACTGAAGTTGTTGGTTTATATGAAGATGAGCCGTTTGAGACACATATTAAAGTAATCGCACAAGAAAAATATACGAGATATCCAGTATTTGGTGAAGATAAAGATGAAATTATTGGGATGGTTAATGTAAAGGACTTGTTTATTCGTTATATGGATGGTAATCGAGATGAAGAGTGTTCGATTACACCATATACACGTCCAGTTATTGAAGTGTTAGAAAATATCGCAATCCATGATTTACTATTGCAAATGCAAAGAAGGCGCATTCCATTAGCTGTATTATATGATGAATATGGTGGCACAGCAGGGATTGTTACATTGGAAGATATTTTAGAAGAAATTGTTGGAGAAATCCGAGATGAATACGATGAAGATGAGCATCCACCTATAGAACATATAAGTGAAGTGTGTAAACTTGTAGAGGGGAAAGTGCTTATTAGCGAAGTAAATGATTTATTTGGCATACATTTGGTTGCTGATGATGTTGATACAATTGGTGGTTGGATTATGGTACAAAAGCAAATCGTTGCTGAGGGAGATATTATTGAGAAACACGGCTTTTCTTTTAAAGTTCTTGAAAAGGATATGCATCAAATTAAGCGAGTTGAAATAAAGAAAGTAGAAGAATGA
- a CDS encoding VOC family protein, with protein MNICRVHHVAIICSNYEVSKDFYTRILGFKVKNEVYRKERNSYKLDLCVGGEYQIELFSFPSPPDRTSFPEAAGLRHLAFAVTDIEEAVKHLNRCDVETELIRVDEITGKKFVFFQDPDGLPLELYEG; from the coding sequence ATGAATATATGTAGAGTACATCACGTTGCAATTATTTGTTCAAATTATGAAGTGTCAAAGGATTTTTATACACGAATATTAGGTTTCAAAGTGAAGAATGAAGTATATAGAAAGGAACGAAATTCTTATAAGTTAGATTTATGTGTAGGAGGAGAGTATCAAATTGAATTATTTTCATTTCCAAGTCCGCCTGACCGCACAAGCTTTCCAGAGGCTGCTGGACTTAGACATTTAGCTTTTGCGGTTACTGATATAGAAGAAGCTGTTAAACATTTAAATCGATGCGATGTTGAGACGGAATTGATACGTGTTGATGAGATAACGGGAAAAAAATTCGTCTTTTTCCAAGATCCTGACGGTTTGCCATTAGAATTGTATGAGGGCTGA